The Candidatus Dormiibacterota bacterium genomic sequence GTGCCGAGGCGCTCTTCGATGAGCGAACGCGTTCCCGAGCCGTCCTCGAAGAGCACGAACGGGTCGCTGACTAATTCCGCGAACGTGATGTCTTCACGCTCGGCAAACTCGTGCGTTGCGGGCAGAATGGCCAGAAGCCGATCTATTCCGAAACGATGGATGGCCAAGCCTTTCTTACCGAACGGCAACGCCACCAGCGCGGCATCGATTCTGTCCGACGCTAGCCACATCTCGGCGTCGCGGCGATTGCCCGTCAGCACTTCGAGGCGAATCTTTGGGAATTGCTCGCGAAACGATGCGACGATGCGCGGCAACACCGTATCGGTGATGGTGCGCGTCGACCCGATCACGACGTGCCCGGCCACATCGTCGATGCGGTCTTGCACCTCGCGTTCGAGGGTATCGACCAGCCGTAGCAGTTCGAGCGCTCGGTCGTAGACCGCTCGTCCCGCGGCGGTCGGTTCCCACCGCCCGTGGACGCGTTCAAGCAAGGTGACGCCTACCGCGCGGGTAAGCGTCGCCAACTGTGCCGAGACGGCCGATTGCGCGAGAAACAGGCTTCGCGCGGCCGCCGAAATGTTGCCGGTCTCTACCACGCGCACGAAGGTTTGCAGAAGGGCGCAGTTGATAGACGACGCGAGCGAGGATAGGACTTGATCCGAACGGCTCACGAAGCGAGGCTTCTCGTAAGGCAGCCCTCCCCCTTTTCTCAACCGCGGCTTACGCCGTTGCGAGAATCGGCCGATCCTCGATAGCTTGGTCGTACTGCCCTAGGGCAGCGGCCGCATTGCACGCCGCGCGATGCGCCAGTATCGCTTGGGCTCGGGGCACTTCACGCGGGCTCCCGCGCCATGCGTTCAACGCCGCTTGCTGCAGGGCGCGCCCGTAGGAGAACGTGAGGAGCCACGGGCGTTCCAGCGCAATGGCGTTCATCGCCTGCAGGTGCTGCGTCGAGAGAACGTCATCTAGGCCACCCGAAAGAAATGCGACACCCCCGACGTTTGCCGGCACGTTCGCGAGCAAGGCCTCAAGGGTCGCTTTGGCTACCTCCGCCACGCTTGCGCGGTGCGAGGACCGCAGACCGGGCGTTACCATGTTGGGCTTGAGGACGATCCCTGCCAGGTCGACCTCCTCGGCGTCGAGCGCTTCGAAAACGTGTTTGAGCGCTTCGCGGGTCACGGTCGCGCAACGCTCGATGTCGTGCGTGCCGTCGGCCAAGACCTCCGGCTCGACGATCGGCACCAGGCCGGCCGTTTGCGCGGCCTTTGCGTAACGGGCGAGCGATTGCGCGTTGGCACGCAGCGCGCGCGGCGTCGGCGTTTGCTCCGAAATCGCAATCACCGCGCGCCACTTGGTGAATCGCGCGCCTAAGATGCGATACTCTTCCAGGCGTTTGGGCAGGCCGTCGAGGCCCTCGGTGATGAGTTCGCCGGGCGATCCGGCAAGCGGCGCGGTGCCGGTATCAACCTTGATTCCGGGAAGAATCCCCGCGTCGTTCATCACCCGTACGAACGGCACGTCGTCGGCGGTGGATTGCCTCAGCGTTTCGTCGTAGAGAATCGCACCGCTGACCCACGCGCCCAGCCCCGGCGTGGTCAGCAGCAGTTCGCGATACGCTCTGCGTGCATCTTCGGTCTCGGCGATATGCAATGCCGCAAAGCGCGCGTTACACGTCTTGTTACTCTCGTCGATTGCAAGTATGCCGCGCCCAGCGGAGACGAGCGAGCGCGCGGTGGCCGCGAGTTCAGATGAGTGTGACATCGGCGATCCTCTCGAAGCGTGGTGAGCGTGAGCGATGACGCTGGCCGCACTATAGCGTCAAATGTCGCACGCGCTCAAGCCCTCGTGCACGAAAGGTCGGTTTTCGAGCGCGAACGGTGTTACCGAGCGCGCTAGGCGCCCAAGCTCGAGCGCAACTTGCGCACGTGGTTGCGGCTGACGGGGACCGTGCTGCGCGCGCGATCGTCGACCCTCACGCTGGAAGTTCCAGCGAACGAAGGGCACACTTCCACGACGTGCCGCACGTTGACGAGGTAGGCGCGATGAACGCGCATGAAACCGTGCGCTTCGAGCAGGCGTTCGCAGGACGCAAGCGATCCGCGATACCGAGCGGTTTCGTCGTACAGGTGAATGGCGATTCGGTGTCCGCTGGCCTCGACGAAGCGAACGTCGTCGATCGAAACCATCTTGGTCGAAGCTCCGAGCTCGACGGCGATCCGCGACGGCGGCGCCGGCGGTGACGGCGCTTGCGGGCTGCCGGTACGCTTGATGCGTTCCAATGTCTTGGCCAAGCGTGCCCCGTTCACGGGTTTGAGCAAGTAGTCAACGGCCGCATGTTCGAAGGCGGCGAGCGCGTAGTCTTCGTGGGCGCTCACGATAATCACCGGCGGGGCATCGGCGATGGATTCGAGCCGCCGCAGCGCTTCGATGCCGCTCAGCCCCGGCATATGAATATCTAAAAAGAGCACGTCGAAGGGCCGTTCGCGTAGTGCGCTCAAGGCCGCGGTAGCCGTTTCGACCTCAACGATGTCGCACGGCGAAACGACGTCGCGCAATACGAAGGCCAGTTCCGCGCGAACGAGCGCCTCGTCGTCGCAAATGAGCGCGCGCAGCATCAGGCGGGAATCCGGAAACGCGCGGTGACGCCTTGCCCGGGTGACGACGCCACCGCGAGCGCAGCGTCCGCGCCGAAGAGTAAGCGCAGCCGCCTGTCCACATTCGAGAGGCCGATCCCGAGCCCGTCGCCGATGCCCACGTCCAGCACGTGCTCCAGGCGCTCCGGGGAAATCCCGACGCCGTCGTCGGAGACCGCGATGGTTGCGCCCGCCTCGGTGCGGTGCGCCCGGATCGTTACCGTTCCGTCGCCGCCGCGCGGTGCCAATCCGTGCCCGATCGCATTCTCCACCAGCGGTTGGATGGAGAGCACCGGGACGCGCGCTTCGAGCAAGGATGCGTCGATGTCGTGGACGATGCGCAAGCGTTCGCCGAAACGTGCGAGCTCGAAACGCGTATAGCGGTCGGTCTGCTCGAGCTCTTCGCGCAGCGTCACGAGCTCGCCGTGATTCGCAAGCGTGTGGCGAAAAAAGTCGGCGAAATCCACCAGCAGATCGTGAGCCCGCAGCGCATCGATACGGGTAAGCGCAGCGATGGTGGTGAGCGTGTTGAACAAAAAGTGCGGCGAGATCTGCGCGCGCAGCGCACCTAATTCGGCTTCGTGCACCAATTGTGCGCGCGCATCGAGTTCGGCGATCTCCAGGTAGACGCCGAACACGCGGGCTAAACCGGCCGCGATGCGCTCGTCGCGCTCGTCGAACGGCGTCCCCCACGCGTGGTAGAGTTTGAGCGCTCCGACGATCGAGGTTCCGGCGACGAGCGGTGCGATGATCGCCGAAGAAAGCGGACAATCGGGAAACGGGCAGCCGATGTCGTCGCGATGGCGGGTGGTTGCGATGCGCCCGGTGCG encodes the following:
- a CDS encoding LysR family transcriptional regulator, translating into MSRSDQVLSSLASSINCALLQTFVRVVETGNISAAARSLFLAQSAVSAQLATLTRAVGVTLLERVHGRWEPTAAGRAVYDRALELLRLVDTLEREVQDRIDDVAGHVVIGSTRTITDTVLPRIVASFREQFPKIRLEVLTGNRRDAEMWLASDRIDAALVALPFGKKGLAIHRFGIDRLLAILPATHEFAEREDITFAELVSDPFVLFEDGSGTRSLIEERLGTRFPELDIALSLNSNDAIVGAVEAGLGVSFMPEVSARRWERIGSIRALPVSDLELTRELAIVVREGVAHSNATEKFIDHLGAAALVSSP
- a CDS encoding class I fructose-bisphosphate aldolase; protein product: MSHSSELAATARSLVSAGRGILAIDESNKTCNARFAALHIAETEDARRAYRELLLTTPGLGAWVSGAILYDETLRQSTADDVPFVRVMNDAGILPGIKVDTGTAPLAGSPGELITEGLDGLPKRLEEYRILGARFTKWRAVIAISEQTPTPRALRANAQSLARYAKAAQTAGLVPIVEPEVLADGTHDIERCATVTREALKHVFEALDAEEVDLAGIVLKPNMVTPGLRSSHRASVAEVAKATLEALLANVPANVGGVAFLSGGLDDVLSTQHLQAMNAIALERPWLLTFSYGRALQQAALNAWRGSPREVPRAQAILAHRAACNAAAALGQYDQAIEDRPILATA
- a CDS encoding LytTR family DNA-binding domain-containing protein, with the translated sequence MLRALICDDEALVRAELAFVLRDVVSPCDIVEVETATAALSALRERPFDVLFLDIHMPGLSGIEALRRLESIADAPPVIIVSAHEDYALAAFEHAAVDYLLKPVNGARLAKTLERIKRTGSPQAPSPPAPPSRIAVELGASTKMVSIDDVRFVEASGHRIAIHLYDETARYRGSLASCERLLEAHGFMRVHRAYLVNVRHVVEVCPSFAGTSSVRVDDRARSTVPVSRNHVRKLRSSLGA
- a CDS encoding histidine kinase, which produces MAKLPRPSADETLLELLVQALPLLRAGLNTESARATAELLRRSLGLDAAAVVLPERILAFAGAGFEHHREGMPNLTRFTQDALRTGRIATTRHRDDIGCPFPDCPLSSAIIAPLVAGTSIVGALKLYHAWGTPFDERDERIAAGLARVFGVYLEIAELDARAQLVHEAELGALRAQISPHFLFNTLTTIAALTRIDALRAHDLLVDFADFFRHTLANHGELVTLREELEQTDRYTRFELARFGERLRIVHDIDASLLEARVPVLSIQPLVENAIGHGLAPRGGDGTVTIRAHRTEAGATIAVSDDGVGISPERLEHVLDVGIGDGLGIGLSNVDRRLRLLFGADAALAVASSPGQGVTARFRIPA